In one window of Candidatus Methylomirabilota bacterium DNA:
- a CDS encoding carbon starvation CstA family protein: MNTLLAVIIGAVTVYLAYTLYARRIDRRVIQADPKRATPATLYMDGVDFMPTNRNILFGYHFKSIAAAGPIIGAIVAANLWGWLPAIIWLILGVSFLGWASDYSGIVISVRNEGNSLSAIAHRLVSPRTRSILFVFIFFYLLLVAGAFVGIMATVLEAQPKTQLGVIVLTVMGLLLGQMLYRWRTGLVGATVLTVGVTLIAILGGGFTEEVFKAFNAGLNSLSGGAPLVTYFDPTLANFKGADAKLMPSLLFWALAISAFCYAGSVLPIWRMAQPVIYVGFWITALSMVLGLTGALVAPFLKPEVAQFVIPAFKGFNVQLGPAGIMPLWPMLFVTIACGAISGWHALFGAVGTARQIQNEADMLPIGGGSMFAEFLLGLLALLAVSVGAKGAPVGAFATGLGGFISVWGLPIQYATSLAFAAFIVIVLVVTQLLFRVQRITLSEWLGDVIPPVRNQHVASLICVALAILLMMTGTWVYLWQLFGGANQMMAALSLLLVTVWLASVGKNWLYAGLPALFMYLTTLASLLVTAYNIYANVYNPNLAAGRMIPVVGSGLMVLVALLLVAAAVLIGIDGWRAFQRYRRHPVTQPRPAAARA, encoded by the coding sequence ATGAATACCTTATTGGCAGTCATCATCGGGGCGGTGACGGTGTACCTCGCGTACACCCTCTACGCCCGGCGAATCGACCGCCGCGTCATCCAGGCCGATCCGAAGCGGGCCACGCCCGCCACGCTCTACATGGATGGCGTCGACTTCATGCCGACGAACAGGAACATCCTGTTCGGCTACCACTTCAAGTCGATCGCCGCCGCCGGGCCGATCATCGGCGCGATCGTGGCCGCCAACCTCTGGGGCTGGCTGCCGGCGATCATCTGGCTGATCCTCGGCGTGTCGTTCCTCGGGTGGGCCAGCGACTACAGCGGGATCGTGATCTCGGTCCGCAACGAGGGCAACAGCCTCTCGGCGATCGCGCACCGGCTCGTGTCGCCGCGCACGCGGTCGATCCTCTTCGTGTTCATCTTCTTCTATCTCCTGCTCGTGGCCGGCGCGTTCGTCGGCATCATGGCCACCGTGCTCGAGGCGCAGCCGAAGACCCAGCTCGGCGTCATCGTCCTCACGGTGATGGGGCTCCTGCTGGGCCAGATGCTCTACCGCTGGCGCACCGGGCTCGTCGGCGCGACGGTCCTGACCGTCGGCGTGACGCTCATCGCGATCCTCGGCGGCGGCTTCACGGAGGAGGTCTTCAAGGCGTTCAACGCCGGCCTCAACAGCCTGTCCGGCGGCGCGCCGCTCGTGACCTACTTCGATCCCACGCTCGCGAACTTCAAGGGCGCCGACGCGAAGCTCATGCCGAGCCTGCTCTTCTGGGCGCTGGCGATCTCGGCGTTCTGCTACGCGGGCTCGGTGCTGCCCATCTGGCGCATGGCGCAGCCCGTCATCTACGTGGGCTTCTGGATCACCGCGCTCTCCATGGTGCTCGGCCTCACGGGCGCCCTCGTGGCGCCATTCCTCAAGCCCGAGGTCGCGCAGTTCGTCATCCCCGCCTTCAAGGGCTTCAACGTGCAGCTCGGTCCGGCCGGGATCATGCCGCTCTGGCCGATGCTCTTCGTGACGATCGCGTGCGGCGCCATCTCTGGATGGCACGCGCTCTTCGGCGCGGTCGGCACGGCGCGCCAGATCCAGAACGAGGCCGACATGCTCCCGATCGGGGGCGGCTCGATGTTCGCCGAGTTCCTGCTCGGCCTGCTGGCGCTCCTGGCCGTCTCCGTCGGCGCCAAGGGCGCGCCGGTCGGCGCCTTCGCGACCGGGCTCGGCGGGTTCATCAGCGTCTGGGGCCTGCCGATCCAGTACGCGACGTCGCTCGCGTTCGCGGCCTTCATCGTCATCGTGCTCGTCGTCACGCAGCTCCTGTTCCGCGTCCAGCGGATCACGCTCAGCGAGTGGCTGGGCGACGTGATCCCGCCGGTCCGCAACCAGCACGTCGCGTCGCTGATCTGCGTCGCGCTGGCGATCCTCCTGATGATGACCGGGACGTGGGTCTACCTCTGGCAGCTCTTCGGCGGCGCCAACCAGATGATGGCGGCGCTGTCGCTCCTGCTGGTGACCGTGTGGCTGGCGTCCGTCGGCAAGAACTGGCTCTACGCGGGCCTGCCGGCGCTCTTCATGTACCTCACGACGCTGGCGTCGCTCCTGGTCACCGCGTACAACATCTACGCGAACGTCTACAACCCTAACCTCGCGGCGGGACGCATGATCCCCGTCGTCGGCTCGGGGCTGATGGTGCTCGTGGCGCTGCTGCTCGTGGCGGCGGCGGTCCTCATCGGCATCGACGGCTGGCGCGCGTTCCAGCGCTATCGCCGCCATCCGGTGACGCAGCCGAGGCCGGCGGCGGCGCGCGCCTGA